The Roseicyclus marinus genome has a segment encoding these proteins:
- the nuoL gene encoding NADH-quinone oxidoreductase subunit L, translating into METILLFAPLVGALVAGFGWRMIGQTGAQVAATAMLFLACLLSWTVFLGFDGETYTVPLFTWIESGTLFTDWAIRIDRLTAIMLIVITSVSALVHLYSFGYMAHDENFKDGESYRPRFFAYLSFFTFAMLMLVTADNLLQLFFGWEGVGVASYLLIGFYFRKPSAGAAAMKAFIVNRVGDFGFLLGIFALFWMTDSIQFDVILPMGAELAQMTITFLGMELNAAETIAFLLFIGAMGKSAQLLLHTWLPDAMEGPTPVSALIHAATMVTAGVFLVCRMSPIIEYAPMAGNFIIIIGAVTAFFAATVGLVQNDIKRVIAYSTCSQLGYMFVAAGVGVYSVAMFHLFTHAFFKAMLFLGAGSVIHAMHHEQDMRNYGGLRKKIPLTFWAMMIGTLAITGVGVPTTYFGFAGFFSKDAVVESAFAFGGDLGHFAFWALIVAAVFTSFYSWRLIFLTFFGEARGNKHTHEHAHESPWTMLAPLGVLAVGAVFSGVVWYNSFFGHTDDVGRFFGVPYAQEGHAAEEDAHGATDEAHGAADTHAAAAADTHATDTAEGDHGYAHYNLVGAPGEGAIHTAPDNNILNEAHGVPKWVKWSPFFAMLLGFVVAFWFYIVNPSLPRRLAESQRPLYQFLLNKWYFDEAYDFLFVRPARALGRFLWKGGDGAVIDGGINGLALGIIPFFTRLAGRAQSGYIFTYAFAMVLGLVVLVTWVTLRAGG; encoded by the coding sequence GTGGAAACGATCCTCCTTTTCGCCCCTCTCGTCGGCGCGCTGGTCGCGGGTTTCGGCTGGCGCATGATCGGTCAGACCGGTGCGCAGGTCGCGGCCACCGCGATGCTGTTTCTCGCCTGTCTCTTGTCCTGGACGGTGTTCCTGGGCTTTGACGGCGAAACCTACACCGTGCCGCTTTTCACCTGGATCGAAAGCGGCACGCTCTTCACCGACTGGGCGATCCGCATCGACCGGTTGACCGCGATCATGCTGATCGTGATCACCTCGGTCTCGGCGCTCGTGCATCTCTATTCCTTCGGCTACATGGCCCATGACGAGAACTTCAAGGACGGTGAAAGCTACCGGCCGAGGTTCTTTGCCTACCTGTCGTTCTTCACCTTTGCGATGCTGATGCTGGTGACGGCCGACAACCTCTTGCAGCTCTTCTTCGGCTGGGAAGGGGTGGGGGTCGCCTCCTACCTGCTGATCGGCTTCTATTTCCGCAAACCTTCGGCCGGGGCTGCGGCGATGAAGGCTTTCATCGTCAACCGGGTCGGCGATTTCGGCTTTCTTCTGGGGATTTTCGCACTGTTCTGGATGACGGATTCGATCCAGTTCGACGTGATCCTGCCCATGGGGGCCGAGCTTGCGCAGATGACCATCACCTTCCTCGGGATGGAGTTGAACGCGGCGGAAACCATCGCCTTCCTGCTTTTCATCGGCGCGATGGGCAAATCGGCCCAGCTTTTGCTGCACACATGGCTGCCCGACGCGATGGAAGGTCCGACACCCGTGTCGGCGCTGATCCATGCCGCGACCATGGTGACGGCAGGCGTGTTCCTTGTCTGCCGCATGTCGCCGATCATCGAATACGCGCCGATGGCGGGCAATTTCATCATCATCATCGGGGCCGTCACCGCGTTTTTCGCGGCGACCGTCGGCCTGGTGCAGAACGACATCAAGCGCGTCATCGCCTATTCGACCTGTTCGCAGCTGGGCTACATGTTCGTGGCCGCGGGCGTCGGCGTCTATTCGGTGGCGATGTTCCACCTGTTCACCCATGCCTTCTTCAAGGCGATGCTGTTCTTGGGCGCGGGGTCGGTCATCCATGCGATGCACCATGAACAGGACATGCGGAACTATGGCGGCCTGAGGAAAAAGATCCCGCTCACCTTCTGGGCGATGATGATCGGCACGCTTGCCATCACCGGGGTCGGCGTCCCGACCACCTATTTCGGCTTTGCGGGCTTCTTCTCCAAGGATGCGGTGGTCGAAAGCGCCTTTGCCTTTGGCGGGGATCTCGGGCATTTCGCCTTCTGGGCGCTGATCGTGGCGGCTGTCTTCACCAGCTTCTATTCCTGGCGTCTGATCTTCCTCACCTTCTTTGGCGAGGCGCGGGGCAACAAGCACACGCATGAACATGCGCATGAAAGCCCCTGGACCATGCTCGCACCCCTTGGCGTGCTGGCGGTCGGCGCGGTCTTTTCTGGCGTGGTCTGGTACAATTCCTTCTTCGGTCATACCGATGATGTGGGCCGCTTCTTCGGTGTGCCCTACGCGCAGGAAGGTCACGCAGCCGAAGAGGACGCGCATGGCGCGACCGATGAGGCTCATGGCGCGGCCGACACCCATGCTGCCGCAGCCGCCGATACCCATGCGACCGACACCGCCGAGGGCGATCATGGCTACGCCCATTACAACCTCGTCGGCGCGCCGGGCGAGGGGGCGATCCACACCGCCCCCGACAACAACATCCTGAACGAGGCCCATGGAGTGCCCAAATGGGTCAAGTGGAGCCCTTTCTTCGCGATGCTTCTGGGCTTTGTCGTGGCCTTCTGGTTCTACATCGTGAACCCGTCGCTGCCCCGCCGCCTCGCCGAAAGCCAGCGCCCGCTCTACCAGTTCCTCCTGAACAAGTGGTATTTCGACGAAGCCTATGACTTCCTCTTCGTGCGTCCCGCGCGCGCGCTTGGCCGCTTCCTGTGGAAGGGCGGCGATGGCGCCGTGATCGACGGGGGCATCAACGGCCTCGCACTGGGGATCATCCCCTTCTTCACCCGCCTCGCGGGCCGGGCGCAATCCGGCTACATCTTCACCTATGCCTTCGCCATGGTTCTGGGCCTCGTGGTCCTTGTGACCTGGGTGACCCTGCGGGCCGGAGGCTGA
- a CDS encoding NADH-quinone oxidoreductase subunit M, translated as MDNLLSIVTFLPIVAAVILGVFLRGDDAAAQLNAKRLALAATTATFLISLAILVEFDPNDTGFQLVEESEWLFGLTYKVGIDGISVLFVLLTTFLMPITIASCWGVTHRVKEYMIAMLVLETLMIGVFVALDLVLFYLFFEAGLIPMFLIIGIWGGKDRIYAAFKFFLYTFLGSVLMLVAMIAMYVDAGTTDIVALLAHEFSAGPISLMGWQIAGGVQTLLWLAFFASFAVKMPMWPVHTWLPDAHVQAPTAGSVVLAAILLKMGGYGFLRFSLPMFPVASDIMAPLVLWLSVIAIIYTSLVAMVQEDMKKLIAYSSVAHMGFVTMGIFAANQQGVDGAIFQMISHGFVSGALFLCVGVIYDRMHTRDIDAYGGLVVRMPAYAAIFMLFTMANVGLPGTSGFVGEFLTLMGVFQVNTWVGVLAATGVILSACYALWLYRRVVFGDLIKESLKSITDMDSRERAIFAPLVVMTLLLGVYPSLITDMIGPSVEALVSTYDLAVAAHVPDAMHAANH; from the coding sequence ATGGACAACCTGCTTTCCATCGTCACCTTCCTGCCGATTGTCGCGGCCGTGATCCTCGGCGTGTTCCTGCGCGGGGATGATGCCGCGGCGCAGCTCAACGCCAAGCGCCTGGCGCTGGCCGCGACCACGGCGACCTTCCTGATCTCGCTCGCGATCCTTGTCGAATTCGACCCGAACGACACCGGCTTCCAGCTGGTGGAGGAAAGCGAATGGCTGTTCGGGCTGACCTACAAGGTCGGCATCGACGGCATCAGCGTGCTCTTCGTGCTGCTGACGACCTTCCTCATGCCGATCACCATCGCGTCCTGCTGGGGTGTCACGCATCGGGTCAAGGAATACATGATCGCCATGCTGGTGCTGGAAACGCTGATGATCGGCGTGTTCGTGGCGCTGGACCTGGTGCTGTTCTACCTGTTCTTCGAGGCAGGCCTGATCCCGATGTTCCTGATCATCGGCATCTGGGGCGGCAAGGATCGCATCTACGCGGCCTTCAAGTTCTTCCTCTACACCTTCCTCGGCTCGGTCCTGATGCTCGTCGCGATGATCGCGATGTATGTGGATGCAGGCACGACCGATATCGTGGCGCTTCTGGCGCATGAATTCAGCGCAGGGCCGATCAGCCTGATGGGCTGGCAGATCGCGGGTGGCGTGCAGACGCTCTTGTGGCTCGCCTTCTTCGCGAGCTTCGCGGTCAAGATGCCGATGTGGCCCGTGCATACCTGGTTGCCCGATGCCCACGTCCAGGCCCCCACGGCCGGTTCGGTCGTGCTGGCCGCGATCCTTCTGAAGATGGGCGGCTACGGCTTCCTTCGCTTCTCGCTCCCGATGTTCCCGGTGGCCTCCGACATCATGGCGCCGCTCGTGCTGTGGCTGTCGGTGATCGCCATCATCTACACCTCGCTTGTCGCGATGGTGCAGGAGGACATGAAAAAGCTTATCGCCTATTCCTCCGTCGCCCACATGGGTTTCGTGACCATGGGCATTTTCGCCGCGAACCAGCAGGGCGTCGACGGCGCGATTTTCCAGATGATCAGCCATGGTTTCGTGTCGGGCGCGCTGTTTTTGTGCGTCGGCGTGATCTACGACCGGATGCACACCCGCGACATCGACGCCTATGGCGGCCTTGTCGTGCGGATGCCGGCCTATGCTGCGATCTTCATGCTCTTCACCATGGCCAATGTGGGCCTGCCGGGCACCAGCGGTTTCGTCGGTGAATTCCTGACGCTCATGGGCGTCTTCCAGGTCAACACCTGGGTCGGCGTTCTGGCCGCTACCGGCGTGATCCTGTCGGCCTGCTATGCGCTCTGGCTCTATCGCCGGGTCGTGTTCGGCGACCTGATCAAGGAAAGCCTCAAGTCGATCACCGACATGGACAGCCGCGAGCGGGCGATCTTTGCGCCCCTCGTCGTCATGACCCTGCTTCTGGGCGTCTATCCCAGCCTGATCACCGACATGATCGGCCCCTCGGTCGAGGCGCTTGTTTCCACTTATGACCTCGCTGTCGCGGCCCATGTGCCCGATGCGATGCATGCTGCAAACCATTGA
- the nuoN gene encoding NADH-quinone oxidoreductase subunit NuoN, protein MIGADLSILIPEIVLAVFAMAAMLAAVYTSKDGVAPALTWGTALIFVVMAFYIAVTGDGARVGFNGGFVDDGFARFAKITILLSAAAILVVGIEYMQKSDLLRFEYPILVTLSVIGMMVMVSSGDLIVLYVGLELQSLALYVIASLRRDSVRSTEAGLKYFILGALSSGLLLYGASLIYGFAGTTQFPGIIETATAGDMPVGLLIGLVFLISGLAFKVSAAPFHMWTPDVYEGAPTPVTALLATAPKVAAVALFARVVHDAFGGAVADWQQVVALLAVLSMFLGSIAAIGQTDIKRLMAYSSIGHMGFALMGLASGTEQGVQAMLIYIAIYVTMNIGTFAFILSMEKDGRHVTDIHALSSFASREGGKALALLVLMFSLAGVPPLVGFFGKYAVLFAAVEGGMTWLAVAGVIASVIGAYYYLRLVYLMYFGEDREGLDGRMGLVPYAGLMAMAAIIALAWLPGVNLLGLEGMAAVAAETLVR, encoded by the coding sequence ATGATCGGTGCCGACCTGTCCATCCTGATCCCCGAGATCGTCCTTGCGGTCTTTGCCATGGCCGCGATGCTGGCCGCCGTCTACACGTCCAAGGACGGGGTCGCCCCGGCGCTGACATGGGGCACGGCGCTGATCTTCGTCGTGATGGCTTTCTACATCGCCGTCACGGGCGACGGCGCGCGGGTGGGCTTCAACGGCGGCTTTGTCGATGACGGCTTCGCGCGCTTCGCCAAGATCACGATCCTTCTGTCGGCAGCCGCGATCCTGGTCGTCGGCATCGAATACATGCAGAAATCCGATCTCTTGCGCTTCGAATACCCGATCCTCGTGACCCTGTCGGTCATCGGGATGATGGTCATGGTGTCATCCGGCGACCTGATCGTGCTCTACGTCGGGCTCGAGCTGCAATCGCTCGCGCTTTACGTGATCGCCTCGCTCCGGCGCGACAGCGTGCGCTCGACCGAGGCGGGCCTGAAATACTTCATCCTTGGCGCGCTCTCCTCGGGTCTGCTGCTCTATGGCGCCTCCCTGATCTACGGCTTTGCCGGCACCACGCAATTCCCAGGCATCATCGAGACGGCCACGGCAGGTGACATGCCCGTGGGCCTTCTGATCGGCCTCGTCTTCCTGATCTCGGGCCTTGCCTTCAAGGTCTCGGCAGCGCCCTTCCACATGTGGACCCCCGATGTCTACGAAGGCGCGCCGACGCCGGTGACAGCCCTTCTGGCGACCGCGCCCAAGGTCGCGGCGGTGGCGCTTTTCGCCCGCGTCGTCCATGACGCCTTTGGCGGTGCCGTGGCCGATTGGCAGCAGGTCGTGGCGCTTCTGGCGGTTCTGTCCATGTTCCTCGGCTCCATCGCCGCGATCGGGCAGACCGATATCAAGCGCCTTATGGCCTATTCCTCGATCGGGCACATGGGCTTTGCGCTGATGGGTCTGGCCTCCGGCACCGAACAGGGTGTGCAGGCGATGCTCATCTACATCGCCATCTATGTCACGATGAACATCGGGACCTTTGCCTTCATCCTGTCGATGGAAAAGGACGGGCGGCATGTGACCGACATCCATGCGCTCTCGTCCTTTGCCAGCCGCGAAGGGGGCAAGGCGCTGGCGCTTCTGGTGCTGATGTTCAGCCTTGCGGGTGTGCCGCCGCTGGTGGGCTTCTTCGGCAAATACGCCGTGCTGTTCGCGGCGGTCGAGGGCGGGATGACATGGCTTGCCGTGGCCGGTGTCATCGCCTCGGTGATCGGGGCCTATTACTACCTCCGACTCGTCTACCTGATGTATTTCGGTGAGGATCGCGAAGGTCTCGATGGCCGGATGGGTCTTGTGCCCTATGCCGGGCTGATGGCCATGGCCGCGATCATCGCGCTGGCGTGGCTGCCGGGTGTGAACCTCCTGGGACTGGAAGGGATGGCCGCCGTGGCTGCGGAAACTCTTGTCCGCTGA
- a CDS encoding biotin--[acetyl-CoA-carboxylase] ligase gives MSAEASPAELGWPDHLGRLILQTTDSTMAEAARRAPDMAGPTWICALEQTAARGRRGRAWAMPPGNFAASLVLRPTGTAAEAALRSFVAALALREALSAVTGGVGALSLKWPNDVLLNGGKVAGILLESTGAAGRIDTLVIGIGVNLAAAPAAAELEPGAVAPVSVAGETGVSVTPETFLTHLATAFDHWERVYTQQGFAPIRRAWLADAARLGELITARTPRDSITGTFADVDSDGQLVLETSHGPQKIAAADIFF, from the coding sequence TTGTCCGCTGAGGCATCCCCGGCAGAGCTCGGCTGGCCCGACCATCTGGGCCGGCTGATCCTGCAGACCACCGACAGCACCATGGCCGAGGCGGCGCGCCGCGCCCCCGATATGGCTGGCCCCACATGGATATGCGCGCTGGAACAGACGGCCGCGCGCGGGCGCCGCGGGCGGGCATGGGCCATGCCGCCGGGCAATTTTGCGGCCTCCCTTGTCCTGCGTCCGACCGGCACGGCGGCCGAGGCGGCGCTTCGGTCCTTTGTCGCGGCCCTTGCCCTGCGCGAAGCGCTGTCTGCCGTGACGGGCGGGGTGGGCGCGCTGTCGCTCAAATGGCCCAATGACGTCCTCCTGAACGGGGGCAAGGTCGCGGGCATCTTGCTGGAAAGCACGGGTGCCGCGGGGCGGATCGACACGCTCGTCATCGGGATCGGCGTGAACCTAGCCGCTGCCCCAGCCGCTGCCGAGCTGGAACCCGGTGCCGTCGCACCTGTCAGCGTTGCAGGGGAAACCGGGGTCTCCGTCACGCCCGAGACCTTTCTGACCCATCTGGCCACGGCCTTCGACCATTGGGAGCGGGTCTATACCCAGCAGGGGTTTGCCCCGATCCGCCGCGCATGGCTGGCCGATGCCGCGCGGCTGGGCGAGCTGATCACCGCCCGCACCCCGCGCGACAGCATCACCGGCACTTTCGCGGACGTGGACAGCGACGGGCAACTCGTGCTGGAAACCTCCCATGGCCCGCAAAAGATCGCGGCAGCCGACATCTTTTTCTGA
- a CDS encoding type III pantothenate kinase, with translation MLLCIDCGNTNTVFSVWDGTRFLCTLRTATDHQRTADQYFVWFSTLMAHHKIPVEITECILSSTVPRVVFNLRVLCDRYFDCRPLVVGKPECLLPRPPRVDEGTQVGPDRLVNTAGAYNRHGGDLIVVDFGTATTFDVVAHDGAYVGGIIAPGVNLSLEALHRAAAALPHVDVSKPQRVIGTNTVACMQSGVFWGYIGLVRGICDRVRAEYDRPMRIIGTGGLASLFSQGDVLFDRIEDDLTMHGLTVIHQYNKDQGTL, from the coding sequence ATGCTTCTGTGCATCGATTGCGGCAATACCAACACCGTCTTCAGCGTCTGGGACGGCACGCGGTTCCTGTGCACGCTCAGGACCGCGACCGACCACCAGCGCACGGCGGACCAGTATTTCGTCTGGTTCTCGACGCTCATGGCGCATCACAAGATCCCGGTCGAGATCACGGAATGCATCCTGTCCTCGACCGTGCCGCGCGTGGTCTTCAACCTGCGCGTCCTGTGCGACCGCTATTTCGATTGCCGTCCGCTGGTCGTGGGCAAACCCGAATGCCTGCTTCCCCGCCCACCCCGCGTGGACGAGGGCACACAGGTCGGTCCCGACCGTCTGGTCAACACGGCAGGTGCCTACAATCGGCACGGCGGCGATCTGATCGTGGTGGATTTCGGCACGGCCACCACCTTTGACGTGGTGGCCCATGACGGCGCCTATGTCGGTGGCATCATCGCGCCCGGCGTGAACCTGAGCCTCGAGGCGCTGCACCGCGCGGCAGCCGCGCTCCCCCATGTCGACGTGTCCAAACCCCAGCGCGTCATCGGCACCAATACGGTGGCCTGCATGCAATCGGGCGTGTTCTGGGGCTATATCGGGCTTGTGCGCGGCATCTGCGACCGGGTGCGCGCGGAATATGACCGCCCCATGCGGATCATCGGCACGGGGGGGCTTGCATCGTTGTTCTCGCAGGGCGATGTGCTATTTGACCGGATCGAGGATGATCTGACCATGCATGGCCTGACGGTCATCCACCAATACAACAAGGATCAAGGCACCCTATGA
- a CDS encoding ribonuclease J, giving the protein MTDRNRLIYLPLGGAGEIGMNCYVYGYGPAGKERLIVVDLGVAFPDMDGQPGVDVIIPDIAWLEERRDRIDAIFITHAHEDHVGAVGHLWGRLKAPVYCRRFTAIHAIRKLEEAGHDAGQVRVTLPWPEAVTVGPFTVQFAPVSHSIPEASALVIDTPGGRVVHSGDFKIDRDPVVGEAFDETLWRQIAQDGVTAFICDSTNVFTRHPGRSESQLPEPIGELIAGAKGMVVATTFASNIARLKTLADAGVANGRSICLMGRAMKRMVTAGVEAGVLTNFPKTLSPEDALDVPRENLMLIVTGSQGERRAASAALGRGSYLGHELKEGDMFLFSSKTIPGNEVGVARIKNALAEKGVDVIDDSHGFYHVSGHANRPDLEAMHDILRPRILIPNHGEYRHLREHAQLALSKGMTGIIAANGTMVELSGNAPGIVDYVDVSKTYLDGTAFVGALDGVIRDRMKLALNGLVAVALIVDEDDVLLEDSWVQLRGLPEVTNGGADLAEMIEDDLAEAIPRIDARTVMDDDKLEEAVRRIVRNLCLTEIGKKPEVAVLISRLMAA; this is encoded by the coding sequence ATGACCGACCGGAACCGGCTCATCTACCTCCCTCTCGGCGGCGCGGGGGAGATCGGGATGAATTGCTACGTCTACGGCTACGGCCCCGCAGGCAAGGAGCGCCTGATCGTCGTGGACCTTGGCGTGGCATTCCCCGACATGGATGGCCAACCGGGCGTCGATGTCATCATTCCCGACATCGCATGGCTCGAGGAACGGCGCGACCGGATCGACGCCATCTTCATCACCCATGCGCACGAGGATCACGTGGGCGCGGTCGGCCATCTCTGGGGGCGGCTCAAGGCGCCGGTCTATTGCCGCCGCTTCACCGCGATCCACGCCATCCGCAAGCTGGAGGAAGCGGGCCATGACGCAGGCCAGGTCCGCGTGACGCTCCCTTGGCCCGAGGCGGTCACGGTCGGACCCTTCACCGTGCAATTCGCCCCGGTCAGCCATTCGATCCCCGAGGCCTCCGCGCTGGTGATCGACACGCCCGGCGGTCGCGTCGTCCATTCGGGCGATTTCAAGATCGACCGCGACCCGGTTGTGGGCGAGGCCTTTGACGAAACGCTCTGGCGGCAGATCGCGCAAGATGGCGTCACGGCCTTCATCTGCGATTCGACCAATGTCTTCACGCGCCATCCCGGCCGGTCCGAAAGCCAATTGCCCGAACCCATCGGCGAATTGATCGCAGGCGCCAAGGGGATGGTCGTCGCCACGACTTTTGCCAGCAACATCGCCCGCCTCAAGACGCTGGCCGATGCGGGCGTGGCCAACGGGCGGTCGATCTGCCTGATGGGCCGCGCGATGAAGCGCATGGTGACGGCGGGTGTCGAGGCGGGCGTTCTGACCAATTTCCCCAAGACGCTCAGCCCCGAGGATGCGCTGGACGTGCCGCGCGAGAACCTGATGCTGATCGTCACCGGCAGCCAGGGCGAGCGCCGCGCGGCCTCTGCCGCCCTGGGGCGGGGCAGCTACCTGGGCCACGAGCTGAAGGAAGGGGATATGTTCCTCTTCTCCTCCAAGACGATCCCGGGCAACGAGGTGGGCGTCGCCCGCATCAAGAACGCGCTTGCCGAAAAAGGCGTCGACGTGATCGATGACAGCCACGGGTTCTACCATGTCTCGGGCCACGCGAACCGCCCGGACCTCGAGGCGATGCATGACATCCTGCGCCCGCGCATCCTGATCCCGAACCATGGCGAATACCGCCACCTGCGCGAACATGCGCAACTGGCGCTGTCCAAGGGGATGACCGGCATCATCGCGGCCAACGGGACGATGGTGGAATTGTCGGGCAATGCGCCGGGCATCGTGGATTATGTCGATGTGTCAAAGACCTATCTCGACGGCACGGCCTTTGTCGGCGCGCTGGACGGGGTGATCCGCGACCGGATGAAGCTTGCGCTGAACGGGCTGGTGGCCGTGGCGCTCATCGTCGACGAGGATGACGTTCTGCTCGAGGACAGCTGGGTGCAGCTGCGCGGCCTGCCCGAAGTCACGAATGGCGGTGCCGATCTGGCCGAGATGATCGAGGATGATCTGGCCGAGGCGATCCCGCGCATCGATGCGCGCACCGTGATGGATGACGACAAGCTGGAAGAGGCCGTGCGCCGCATCGTGCGCAACCTGTGCCTGACCGAGATCGGCAAGAAGCCCGAGGTGGCGGTCCTGATCTCGCGGCTGATGGCGGCCTGA
- a CDS encoding DEAD/DEAH box helicase, whose translation MTSFSDLNLNPKVLKAVAEAGYETPTPIQAGAIPHALEGRDVLGIAQTGTGKTASFTLPMITILARGRARARMPRSLVLCPTRELAAQVAENFDTYAKYVKLTKALLIGGVSFKEQDALIDKGVDVLIATPGRLLDHFERGKLILTDVKVMVVDEADRMLDMGFIPDIERIFGLVPFTRQTFFFSATMAPEIERITNTFLSNPARIEVARQASASETIEQRLLEFRPSRRDRETAAREKREMLRAAIRVEGEACTNAIIFCNRKIDVDVVAKSLKKHGLNAEPIHGDLDQSQRMRTLDGFREGRVRFLVASDVAARGLDIPSVSHVFNYDVPSHAEDYVHRIGRTGRAGRSGVAISISVPADDKYLGAIEKLIETTIPRAPLPWSPDEGSAEPRPRSNDEAEGEETPRSRSRSRSRSRSKPAAETAVDQPKPEAAKPETKDRPLAEERAPRDRDDRAPRGREDRGRQDRSDRGGRDRGDRGGRVMGMGDHLPDFIALSFDERRGGPPRSFTETEDEAVETPVEAVAETPEKTEEKPKRSTRRVRKPRTSAKAAAESEAATDAAPATGTDSDAV comes from the coding sequence ATGACGAGCTTTTCCGACCTCAACCTTAATCCCAAGGTTCTCAAGGCCGTAGCCGAAGCAGGCTACGAAACTCCCACCCCGATCCAGGCCGGCGCGATCCCCCACGCGCTCGAAGGGCGCGACGTTCTGGGCATCGCCCAGACCGGCACCGGCAAGACCGCCAGCTTCACGCTGCCGATGATCACCATCCTGGCCCGTGGCCGCGCCCGCGCCCGGATGCCGCGCTCCCTCGTGCTCTGCCCGACGCGCGAACTGGCCGCGCAGGTGGCCGAAAACTTCGACACCTACGCGAAATATGTCAAACTTACCAAGGCCTTGCTGATCGGCGGCGTCAGCTTCAAGGAACAGGACGCGCTCATCGACAAGGGCGTCGACGTGCTGATCGCAACGCCCGGTCGCCTGCTCGATCACTTCGAGCGCGGCAAACTGATCCTGACCGACGTCAAGGTCATGGTGGTCGATGAAGCCGACCGGATGCTCGACATGGGCTTTATCCCTGATATCGAACGCATTTTCGGCCTCGTGCCCTTCACCCGCCAGACCTTTTTCTTCTCCGCCACCATGGCGCCCGAGATCGAGCGGATCACCAACACCTTCCTCTCGAACCCCGCGAGAATCGAGGTGGCGCGGCAGGCCAGCGCGTCGGAAACCATCGAACAGCGCCTGCTGGAATTCCGCCCCTCGCGCCGCGACCGCGAAACCGCAGCGCGCGAAAAGCGCGAAATGCTGCGCGCCGCGATCCGGGTGGAGGGCGAGGCCTGCACCAACGCCATCATCTTCTGCAACCGCAAGATCGACGTGGATGTGGTCGCCAAGTCGTTGAAAAAGCACGGCCTTAATGCCGAGCCGATCCACGGCGACCTGGACCAGTCGCAGCGGATGCGCACGCTCGACGGGTTCCGCGAGGGGCGTGTGCGCTTCCTCGTGGCCTCCGACGTGGCCGCGCGCGGGCTCGACATTCCCAGCGTCAGCCATGTGTTCAACTACGACGTCCCCAGCCATGCCGAGGATTACGTCCACCGCATCGGCCGCACCGGCCGCGCCGGACGCTCCGGCGTCGCCATCTCGATCTCGGTTCCCGCAGATGACAAGTATCTGGGCGCAATCGAGAAATTGATCGAAACCACCATCCCGCGCGCCCCCCTCCCCTGGAGCCCGGACGAAGGCAGCGCCGAACCCCGTCCCCGCAGCAATGATGAGGCCGAGGGCGAGGAAACCCCCCGCAGCCGCAGCAGAAGCCGCAGCCGCAGCCGGTCCAAACCCGCCGCGGAAACAGCCGTCGACCAGCCGAAACCCGAGGCCGCGAAACCCGAGACCAAGGACCGCCCGCTTGCCGAAGAGCGCGCGCCGCGAGACCGCGACGACCGCGCCCCGCGTGGACGCGAAGACCGTGGGCGCCAGGATCGCAGCGACCGTGGCGGGCGCGACCGGGGCGACCGGGGTGGGCGCGTCATGGGCATGGGCGACCACCTGCCCGATTTCATCGCGTTGAGCTTTGACGAACGGCGCGGCGGCCCGCCCCGCAGCTTCACCGAAACCGAGGATGAGGCGGTGGAAACACCCGTCGAGGCGGTCGCGGAAACTCCTGAAAAGACAGAGGAAAAGCCCAAGCGCAGCACGCGCCGGGTGCGCAAGCCCCGCACCAGCGCCAAGGCCGCGGCCGAGAGCGAAGCGGCCACCGACGCAGCCCCCGCCACGGGTACGGACAGCGACGCGGTCTGA
- a CDS encoding VOC family protein yields the protein MAPPVRLPIDYVEFSSPVLEETQAFFAGAFGWDFVDYGPDYRDIQGAGTGGGLERAAPTAPLIVLKAEDLESALAQVRAAGAEITKDIFAFPGGRRFEFRAPGGIAMAVWSS from the coding sequence ATGGCACCCCCTGTCCGACTGCCCATCGACTATGTCGAGTTTTCCTCCCCCGTGCTCGAGGAAACCCAAGCCTTCTTCGCTGGCGCCTTCGGTTGGGATTTCGTCGACTACGGCCCCGACTACCGCGATATTCAGGGCGCGGGGACAGGCGGCGGGCTGGAACGCGCAGCCCCCACCGCTCCCCTGATCGTGCTCAAGGCAGAGGATCTGGAAAGCGCTTTGGCACAGGTCCGCGCAGCTGGGGCCGAGATCACGAAAGACATCTTCGCCTTCCCCGGCGGTCGCCGCTTCGAGTTCCGCGCGCCGGGCGGCATCGCCATGGCTGTCTGGTCCAGCTGA